A region from the Nesterenkonia lacusekhoensis genome encodes:
- a CDS encoding LLM class flavin-dependent oxidoreductase translates to MHFNAFDMLVPVHQSPGLWRHPESRIDEFDQLDYWTSLAQTLERAGFSSLFLADVPGLYDVYGSSHHAAARGGVQYPLLDPQVIIPALAAATTHLGFGLTASVTYEQPYLLARRFATLDHLTKGRIAWNIVTSYQDSAARNLGMEGQIPHDERYDRADEFLEVMYKLFEHSVEDGAVVADRETGVFTDPEKVHGIEHSSPWFSVPGQMLTHPGPQRTPLLFQAGSSARGQKFAVDHGEAIFVINAKPEKLAQQVQDTRAALKEAGRDPQSVKFSAMVTVVVAETEEEAQARLADYKRYVDTEAALTLFGGWTGVDLSDLRDEDYVADVQTEANQSALAMFTKDPSQRWTVRDVAEFISIGGRGPLIVGDPSQVVDQLEHFQQVSGVDGFNISAAVRPADFERFEHYVTPELKRRGLLEERPETPVTLREQLLGAGPRLAEDHPARQLG, encoded by the coding sequence ATGCACTTCAACGCCTTCGACATGCTCGTACCGGTCCACCAGTCCCCGGGGCTGTGGCGGCATCCGGAGTCGAGGATCGATGAGTTCGACCAGCTGGACTATTGGACCTCCCTGGCTCAGACGCTGGAGCGGGCCGGGTTCTCCAGCCTGTTCCTGGCCGATGTCCCCGGGCTCTATGACGTCTACGGCAGCAGCCACCACGCCGCCGCCCGCGGGGGAGTGCAGTACCCGCTGCTGGATCCGCAGGTGATCATCCCGGCGCTGGCCGCAGCCACCACACACCTGGGATTCGGGCTGACGGCCTCGGTCACCTACGAGCAGCCCTATCTGCTGGCACGGCGCTTCGCCACACTGGATCACCTGACCAAGGGTCGGATCGCCTGGAACATCGTCACCAGCTACCAGGACTCTGCGGCGCGGAACCTGGGCATGGAGGGCCAGATCCCGCACGACGAGCGCTATGACCGGGCTGATGAGTTCCTCGAGGTCATGTATAAGCTCTTCGAACACTCGGTGGAGGATGGGGCGGTGGTGGCCGATCGTGAGACCGGCGTCTTCACCGATCCGGAGAAGGTCCACGGCATCGAGCACAGCTCACCCTGGTTCTCAGTGCCGGGCCAGATGCTGACCCACCCCGGCCCGCAGCGCACTCCGCTGCTCTTCCAGGCCGGATCCTCGGCACGCGGCCAGAAGTTCGCTGTGGACCACGGGGAAGCGATCTTCGTCATCAATGCCAAGCCGGAGAAGCTGGCTCAGCAGGTCCAGGACACCCGCGCCGCTCTCAAGGAGGCCGGACGTGATCCGCAGTCGGTGAAGTTCTCGGCGATGGTGACCGTCGTCGTCGCCGAGACCGAGGAAGAGGCTCAGGCGCGTCTGGCCGACTATAAGAGGTATGTGGACACTGAGGCGGCGCTGACGCTCTTCGGCGGCTGGACCGGCGTCGACCTCTCCGATCTCAGGGATGAGGACTATGTGGCTGATGTCCAGACTGAGGCCAACCAGTCGGCGCTTGCCATGTTCACCAAGGATCCCTCACAGCGGTGGACGGTGCGCGACGTCGCCGAGTTCATCTCGATCGGCGGGCGCGGTCCGCTGATCGTGGGTGATCCGTCTCAGGTGGTGGACCAGCTGGAGCACTTCCAGCAGGTCTCCGGAGTGGATGGCTTCAACATCTCCGCGGCGGTGCGCCCGGCTGACTTCGAGCGGTTCGAACACTATGTGACCCCGGAACTGAAGCGCCGCGGCCTGCTGGAGGAGCGCCCGGAGACCCCGGTGACGCTGCGGGAGCAGCTGCTGGGCGCCGGTCCGCGCCTGGCCGAGGACCACCCGGCCCGTCAGCTGGGCTGA